A single Alosa sapidissima isolate fAloSap1 chromosome 17, fAloSap1.pri, whole genome shotgun sequence DNA region contains:
- the LOC121688526 gene encoding transmembrane protein 236-like, with protein MGSGWTLKFAVCELLQFAALATPLLVVMQRFAAIVSRAKEEAVPPGDALTAYWLIVASGVAYITTVALLVWLPLKYMVFMKKKIFSGHKKWRPVALAYVILSTLPCFAFLIASSEVQVVNNMYYDTFDELPVSLVLFSLICIDIVERIRHCRLTGQASELDRDSDIPTLTHLEPVTPVNATATGTAAAATLPVGGAEQNGARPLRPGEANGTVAGMPVGGTDPRTRPFGPVPVGSPHPSPTSSVVTAMRFPPPYSGPLRLLLASDARADEFGHAFLFWLDTAELLRAGGRPDVCFSRWVFPLYICGFLSCLRLILAPCCPLLAPLGVLLQDMPFLFLRGALLGAFGRISPLLYLFKNLLVCLAYIYFNFMTKLRIFNTQRMF; from the exons ATGGGATCTGGTTGGACTCTAAAATTCGCCGTCTGTGAGCTGCTGCAGTTCGCTGCTCTGGCCACGCCCCTCTTGGTGGTGATGCAGCGGTTTGCCGCCATCGTCTCCCGGGCGAAAGAGGAAGCAGTACCACCGGGCGACGCCCTCACCGCCTATTGGCTGATCGTAGCGTCGGGCGTGGCCTACATCACCACCGTGGCTTTACTGGTCTGGCTGCCACTCAAGTACATGGTGTTCATGAAAAAGAAGATCTTCAGTGGGCACAAgaaatg gagaCCCGTGGCGTTGGCCTATGTGATCTTGTCCACTCTTCCCTGCTTTGCCTTCCTTATCGCCAGCTCAGAG gtgcAGGTGGTTAACAACATGTATTATGACACGTTTGATGAGCTTCCCGTGTCTTTGGTTCTCTTCTCACTCATATGCATTGACATTGTGGAGAGGATTCGCCACTGCAGACTTACTggacaag CCAGTGAGCTGGATCGAGACTCGGACATCCCCACTCTGACTCACTTGGAGCCAGTGACGCCTGTCAACGCCACGGCAACGGGCACAGCTGCCGCAGCAACGCTTCCTGTGGGCGGGGCCGAGCAGAACGGGGCGCGACCTTTACGACCAGGGGAGGCCAATGGGACGGTCGCAGGCATGCCTGTGGGCGGGACAGACCCGAGGACACGCCCCTTCGGCCCGGTGCCCGTGGGAAGCCCACACCCAAGCCCCACGTCCTCGGTCGTCACGGCGATGCGATTCCCACCGCCGTACTCTGGGCCCCTGCGGTTACTGCTGGCGAGCGACGCTCGGGCGGACGAGTTTGGCCACGCCTTCCTGTTCTGGCTGGACACTGCGGAGCTGCTGCGAGCAGGCGGGCGGCCGGACGTCTGCTTCTCCCGCTGGGTCTTCCCACTCTACATCTGCGGCTTCCTGTCCTGCCTGCGGCTCATCCTAGCCCCctgctgccctctgctggccccTCTGGGTGTGCTGCTGCAGGACATGCCCTTCCTGTTCCTGAGGGGGGCGCTGCTGGGTGCCTTCGGACGCATCTCGCCGCTACTCTACCTGTTTAAGAACCTGCTGGTCTGCCTGGCCTACATCTACTTCAACTTCATGACCAAGCTGCGCATCTTCAACACACAGAGGATGTTCTGA